Genomic window (Daucus carota subsp. sativus chromosome 5, DH1 v3.0, whole genome shotgun sequence):
TCCGCTGCTACAGAAAtgcaaccaaaaaaaaaagccATATGACACCATcacatagacacacacacacacacaaatgtgATATCATCAATTATCAGCAAACATATTATACTCATTTCAGTGACATTTGTTCACAGAAAACTGTCACAAAAACAACGCGACACACATTTCCCCCAATACAACCACAATAATACTAACCAcaaccagtgttctaaaaatccccgatttaaccgataaatccccgattaatcctctgcaaggtcggtcaccgatccgatttttgaaatccgattaatccttatatatatttcataatcgaagtatatgtgataaattattaaaattaaaatactatattactttaaatatgaataattatagagtttatgaatataataaatatattagttactaaataactaatataataatacttaaatattaaataatattttaatattaaaataaacccgattttaactccgattaatccttccgattaatccccgatttccgattaatccttgaatcggtagctcaaccgattaggtccgattcccgatttctgtaacactgaccACAACACTAAATAACAACAATATCAAATTCAAAAATCACATATACCAAAAAGACAAAGGCTTAATACTGTAGTTATATATAACTTCTCACAGAAAAGGCACAAAATTAGTAACTAGCAGAaacaaaattaatcatataCATGATATAATCAAATACATAATCAATCAAACATTATCAAATACGAAACATTATCGAAAACGATACTTGAAAATCGGAACGATATTGGATACCTGCCGACGACAGTAGCCAGAGTTTTGATATAACTATCAATAATCTCATCTCTCGTCGGTTCACCTTCCGGCTTCTCCATCACAATCAGCCAATGCTCAAAATCACATCCGTCGAGCAAAATCGTCTCCTTCGGTGGCCGATTACTAAAATTAGGGCTCGAATCGTTGAGAGACGACGTCGTCTGACGCGTAGCGAAGCATCGCACGGCCGGAGAGTGGCGCGCGAGGTTGAAAGCCACGGAGGTGATAGGGCGGAGACGCGAAAGAGACGACAGAGATGGGATAGATGAGGGGGGAGATTTGACGGAGAGAGATGAGAAGGAgcgagagaggagagatgtgaAGTAGCTCTTTGTGAGGAGAGATGTTGAGAAAATGCGAGTCGccatttctagagagagaagtGATAAAACCCTAGCTTGGGAGTGAGAAGAGAGGATTGGGGGAGAGCTGTGGGTTTAGGTTATTTATATACTAataattagaaataaataaagTCAGTGTTTGATAAATCGAATTGAAATGATTGTTTCATAttataaattgaataaaatCCAAGAACTAATTAAGTTTTgtagtattatattttttcaaaaaaaaattagtattaatattttattaatatataagtctaatacttaatttattatttaatatatttttaaacgttaaaaattagattatattaaACATTCAGCTCTGTTTAGCCGCTTAAGTTGAAGTTTCTCGGAAAGAAAGTTCCAGTTCCTTTGGCTATAGTGCATTAGTACTAATGTCACTTGATGAGACCTCATTCCACAAGTCCTCAGGTGATGATGCATCTGCTGTATTAGTGTATTGTTACTGAGATTACTCAGATGATAACACCTAATCCTATCCGGTTACTGAGATGACAAGACCTAATCGTATAAATCAGGCATAAGAACGTTACAGAATGGTTCCGAATACTCAGGCTGCTCCATGAGTTAGGAATTGAGAAACATATTGATTTCAATCTCGTGAACAGATGTTAGAAGATATATGTAAACCTTGTAACTATACACTATCCGAGATGAAGAGAAATCACACCAACTGCATATATTCAAGAACAATCTCCATAATGTGGAGGAAATAACCGAGGTTCTCCTTACATCAATAAAAATCTTAGGCAAACTGCATGACTTATATTTATTACATTGCATGAGCAACTCACAAGTTTCAGCATTCATTGTAGTACGATAAAGGAAAAAAGGCATGTTCACTGCTGCAGGGATATTAAACGAGCATCGCCTTGCACAGCTCTAATGCTTTATCGCGTCCAAAGAACTTCTCTACCATTGCAAGTGCAAATTCCAAGGCAGATCCTGGTCCTTTGCTAGTTATTAAATTTCCATCAACCACGGTCCTATATTCAATCATACTTTGATCTGACAGCTCGTGGACCATTGGTGGAAATCCCGTTGCCTTTTTGCCCTGAATACAGTGAAAACATATAGGTTAGGCACATGAAGAAAACCAGAAAGCTACAGACCAGGAAAGTTGCTGAATGATCTGGAAAAAGCAGATGATGCTGTTAAAAAACCTTTAGTATATTTAAGCTCGTAATcatgtatgtattttatatatatgaggagGTAGTGATTAGAAGATATAGGGTACTTATCTCTTTATCCGTTCCCTTTTCCTTTTCTAGTAAGAGAATTATAGCGGATTTCACAAGATACGGAAACTTTTAAATTGACATATAATTGAATTTATTCTTTATACATATCATATAATGTCACAGTAAAAGGCAAGGAGGGTGGAAGAGAATACCTCGAGTAAGCCACAGGGCTCCAGACAATAACAAGGGGATGCACAGATAGCTCCATAAGGTCTATTTAATTCCTTCTGCTTCTTTAGTAATCCAATGAGAGTTTCTGTGCTTGCGAACTTTTTGGCACCGGGAAGTCCACCCTGCGTATATGCAGAACCAGAGTCTTATTTTGATTCTAAATCTTAACAAAGATTATGCTCATACTACAGTATAGACACTTACAGGCAACACAATCAAGTCATACTGAAATTTGGCAGCATCATCAATAAACATTTCTGTTACTATTCTCGATTTTCGTCGAGCCGAAATATCCAAAGTATCTTCGACTGACGCAATTGTAACAGTTGCTTTTGCTCTCCGCAGTACATCGATGATTGAAAGGGCTTCCATCTCTTCCGAGTCATCAGCAATAGGTACAAGAACCTGAATACAAAGATAAACATCCGTTTACTAGCCAGATGAATACACAATCATAAAACATGAATGTGCTAGACTCACACACCACAGACAAGGAAAGGTAGGACCTGCTCCGGGAAGAATAAGCCAGTTTCTTCAATACAAATAGGATATGGAAAAGCAGATTACcagttaagaaaaaaaaaactattagcTCTGTTTCTTTTGGTCGTAGTTGGAGGTCTGGGTTTTAACTTTGCCttattgtaatatttaatattatgtatatCTAACCAATTAGAAATCGTTTAAATGTACGTTTGTGTGTGTAAATTTGCCAAGCAGTAGTATTTTCTTTACCTACTTATATGTGTTTGCCATCCCAGTTTATAGAGAGAAGTGAAACAGATCTATAAACAGGCTGAAGATAAAGTAAATATATATGGTGACTAGTTTCGTAAAATACAATCCCAGCCAAGTAATACCTTCGGAGAACCACTATAAGTCCATTCAATTGGATTTATCTCAACCACAGTATATGCCTCTCCAGGATCGGGGCGCATCACCTGAGCAGAATGAATGGAGCATCATGTAAGAGTCTTTAAACAgatgacaaaaagaaaagataagCTTAATAAAGATACATCATGCCAgactattatatatatgagaaaaagAATCTGGCGTAAAATAGATCATTCTAATCAAAAACCTTTAAATGAATTGGTTTTAACACCTAACGAAAAATATAAAAGCTTAGGTTTCACTTTTTTAAATGGAGTCGGGTGTTTTTGATGCCTGAAAACTTATGGGCATCTAATTACAAAATTTCACCTTGTAATATAAGAATTTTACCAGATCCCTACAACTAAAAAGTACACTCTGGAAAACATTTGAGTGAAGGCGGGAGGAAATCCTGACAGTTTTCGAAAAACCTTCCCTCTCTACGGAGAGGTGAGAGGAATCTTCATAATTGATGAAAATTTGCTAAAGAGAATTTATCTTAGTCTTTAATTCTCACTGGTCACTACTCACATATTGTTTGATAGGTAGAAACTTCACTTAAACAGGTTTTGAGGAACCTATCAAGATCAAGGGGGGCATCAGCAAAAAAATTGAGCAGGCTTTACCGTAAACAAATGGAACAGGAACACAACGCTGTAAGATAACAAAGAAAAATTGACCAGAGACAAAGAAGTACCAGTGGTCCTTTAACTTCCAAAGccttttcttttccaaacaGGTTCTCAACGAGAACAAGACCGAACTCCATAGTGGTGCCAGGTCCACGACTTGTTATAACGTTCCCATCCTGCACGACTCGTGATTCCACTGGAGTTGCATAAGCAGACAGCTGCTCCATCAATGATGGATAGCAAGTGGCCTGTCCAAAAACAAGCATCTAAGTAACTACAAATCTGATAATCAAGCAAATTGCAACTCTAATATACAGCATCGAGAATGTAAATTATGTAACACAAAGCGAGCGCATCAAATTATTACTTTCAATCCCTTCAACAAGCCCCATGGTCCGAGAACCACAGCTGGAGATGCACATATTGCAGCGTAAAGTCTGCCCTCCTGAGCATGCTTTTTCACCATGCTTTCTAAAATCTCAGTGTCTCTGAGTCTGGCTGCACCTACCATACCACCCTGTACAAAGGGAAGCGGTAACAGTCATTAGTCATGCATGATGATTAATCCATCTAGACCAGATATTGTCCCAGAATGTAGAAATCTCCTGTTAATTTAAGTTtagcatattaaaataaatttactagttAATAAATAgcacttaaaaataaaaacagtgTATATGCAAAAAATCatagtgaaaaataaatatatccaattttCCAAATAATCCTGCCTAGAAATTTCTAGAATCTTTAACAATTTCTAGAATCTTTATGAAGGGAAAAACAGACTTCGATTTAAATATTAGCACAGTCTATATTcggaattaaaaaaataaaaatatactaaaaaTATAGACAAAATCTATAACACGTGTGACGTCTAAACAATTGTTGTGCACAATTTCTATATTATTGTTCAATTATCATTAATTTAAgatcaaataaacaaatattttgacAATATAACTGTTCTCAACTAGATACGAGCCTATATTAgttcaaattatcaaaaaattataatcaaatgaaCAAATATTCTGACAATATAACTGTTCTCAACTAAATCTGAGCCCGAGCTGGTGTGAGAGAGTCTCAAAGACTCAAACCATCTATTTGTGTGTTAGCTTTATGATGACGCAGAAAATAAAATCGTGTACAGAGAAAGAAGCATACAGGCAAAGCGATGAGATCATAAGTAGTATTAGCGCAATCAGAAATGAAAGCTTCAGCAACGATCTTCACGCCATGACTCTCGTCAATTTGAAGCTGTTCCTCCACAGAAGCCACCGTGACAACTGTCTCAGCTCTTCGCAACACATCGATGATCATCGCGGCCTCGACTGGCTCGGTGCCATTAGCAATCGGTACCAACGCCTGTGAAGATAAATTATCGTAACACaatttaatatatgattaacaactatattttattgaaaacgGAGAATATTTTAAGAGATTAGCTTAGCTTACTTTTAAAGTTGCTGCGGATGCCATTTGATGAAAAGTTGGTGCTACGTCGGTTATGGGATTTGACTATTTATAGAGATTAGTTAGATGTTAGACTCCGCACAGTTGGAATTTGGGGAGGTGAAGAAGCTTGTCATATAAATGATGACGGAACTTATGATTTATCGTGAATTAATGTGATAATTTGAcagtttaaaataataatttgaataattttggtttataaattattaaaatattaataataaaaataatttatgatttataagtgataaaataaTATCTCAAATTGACTTatgattttaagtaatttttttaagtattaCACAGATAGAAACAGTATTAAAATTTGGCTTAAATTTCATACAGCCTCTTTGTGTTTCATGTTTCAgactaatttataatatattcttcACTGAGTTAGAAAATTAATTCATTGTATTtgtcattatattttttattaaatattaacaaCTTTTTAATATGAACTTTatctgattttaaataattaataacatattattatagttattttaatttttagttctGACAGGTACCAGGTACTTCGTGGTGTACAACTTTAACTTCCCAACCAACCTGCACCAGTTGTGTGTTGTCCTGTAGTAACAATGAAGTCAAGATTAGACCAAGGCGATTCAACATCAGCATAGTAAAGACTGAGTACTGTACATCGGTGAAATGGGGACAGAATCGGTCCGTCTTGATCGTGGTGCGTATGATGACGCTGATGTCATGTTGTTTTCATAATCACGTATTAACAACTACTTTTTGATTGGACTAGATTTTTGTTCATCAGCACACATTAACAACTAA
Coding sequences:
- the LOC108223941 gene encoding protein DJ-1 homolog B; this encodes MASAATLKALVPIANGTEPVEAAMIIDVLRRAETVVTVASVEEQLQIDESHGVKIVAEAFISDCANTTYDLIALPGGMVGAARLRDTEILESMVKKHAQEGRLYAAICASPAVVLGPWGLLKGLKATCYPSLMEQLSAYATPVESRVVQDGNVITSRGPGTTMEFGLVLVENLFGKEKALEVKGPLVMRPDPGEAYTVVEINPIEWTYSGSPKVLVPIADDSEEMEALSIIDVLRRAKATVTIASVEDTLDISARRKSRIVTEMFIDDAAKFQYDLIVLPGGLPGAKKFASTETLIGLLKKQKELNRPYGAICASPCYCLEPCGLLEGKKATGFPPMVHELSDQSMIEYRTVVDGNLITSKGPGSALEFALAMVEKFFGRDKALELCKAMLV